Proteins found in one Zea mays cultivar B73 chromosome 1, Zm-B73-REFERENCE-NAM-5.0, whole genome shotgun sequence genomic segment:
- the LOC100381914 gene encoding uncharacterized protein LOC100381914, translating to MEERRRPRGSASGWRRPSSRAAGAALRRKVRELRRLVPGGEEAPAGALLVRTADYIVGLRARVDLLRALAAVYGVGVGAVVADAADADACAS from the coding sequence ATGGAGGAGAGGCGGAGGCCCCGCGGGAGCGCCAGCGGCTGGAGGCGCCCGTCGTCGCGCGCGGCCGGTGCTGCGCTGCGCCGAAAGGTGCGGGAGCTGCGCCGTCTCGTGCCCGGCGGGGAGGAGGCGCCCGCGGGGGCCCTGCTTGTCCGCACGGCCGACTACATCGTGGGGCTGCGGGCTAGGGTGGATCTTCTCAGGGCACTCGCGGCCGTCTACGGAGTCGGCGTGGGCGCCGTCGTCGCCGACGCCGCCGACGCTGATGCGTGCGCTTCATGA